A segment of the Streptomyces sp. P9-A2 genome:
CGATTCCCCCAGGCGGCTCCCGCCGAGTTCGACCTCGAACGGCTGCTCGCAGTGGGGACAGGTCACGCCGGCCCGGGTGTGGCCCTCGGCGTTGACCTGCCGGTAGAAGTCCTGGAGGAACGCCAGGTCGGAGGCGAACATGTTCTCCACCACCCCGTCGTGCACCATCGGCAGCGTGCCCAGCCGGGTGATCACCCGGCCGAGCAGGACCACCGACAGGTAGGCGGGGTTCTCCTGCACCCGGACGTCGCGCAGCGGGATCAGCTCGTCCCGGGCGGTCGCGAGCCGCATCACACCGTGCCGGTGCACGGTTCCGGAGTCGTCGACGTACCCGCGCGGCAGTTCGAACGGGAACTCGGTGCGCAGTACCTGACCGGCCGGGGCCGCTTCCGCGGGCGGCGTGGGCTGGGTGGGCAGGGTGGTCCGCTCCGGGTGTGCCGGGCTCTCCGTGACGGCGACGGGCCCCTGATCGATTCCGGTGCCGGTGCCGGGACCGGCACCGGCCGGGACGGATCCCGGCCGGGCAGTGGTACGGCGCATTACTCGATGACCAGTTCTTCGAACGTGATGGTCACGGTCTCGGACAGGGCGGAGGCCTCACCGGCCTTCACCGTGCTGGTGTCGATCTTGCTGCACCACGCGTTGCGCATGTTGTACCGCTTGACCGGGTTGTTCTGGTAGTCCATCACCATGATGGTGGCGTTCTTGCGGGCCGTGGCCATCGCGCCGTTGACCGACTCGTTGATCCACTGGTTGAACGCCGCGGACTGGGTCATGCCGCGGACGACCGTGCAGGTGCCGGCCTTCTTCACACCCGGCATCTTCTTGGTGACGGGCTTGCCCTGGGCCGAGACCTGCTGGTACTCGATAACGTCCTGCTCGAGGCTGAGGCCGCTGACCTCGGCGAGGTACTCGACCATCACA
Coding sequences within it:
- a CDS encoding phage tail protein; translation: MSLQPGDALTSHNFGLQIDGVMVEYLAEVSGLSLEQDVIEYQQVSAQGKPVTKKMPGVKKAGTCTVVRGMTQSAAFNQWINESVNGAMATARKNATIMVMDYQNNPVKRYNMRNAWCSKIDTSTVKAGEASALSETVTITFEELVIE